From Staphylococcus sp. M0911, a single genomic window includes:
- a CDS encoding tetratricopeptide repeat protein → MIDQKTIYQFIKEGQLEEALKALFDNIEEDPTITENYINAGIVLADAGEIEKSERFFQKAITIDPENGAIYYNLGNVYYNQDRFKEAIKLYQQAMKYNIEPVDCNYMIGMSFNQLNAHKEALPFLMTAAEKDQNQDTEVQFQYGLVLCQLEMFDQAIKQLKIVLSIDSNHVDAIYNLGLATYMKNEDVDEAIEYFNQAIEIDSGHLLSQHALKTFTAIKEEE, encoded by the coding sequence ATGATTGATCAAAAAACCATATACCAATTTATTAAAGAAGGTCAATTAGAAGAAGCATTGAAGGCTTTATTTGATAATATTGAAGAAGATCCAACAATTACAGAAAATTATATCAATGCTGGAATTGTATTAGCTGATGCAGGTGAAATAGAAAAATCTGAACGTTTTTTTCAAAAAGCAATTACAATCGATCCGGAAAATGGGGCCATTTATTATAATTTAGGAAATGTCTATTATAATCAAGATAGATTTAAAGAAGCGATTAAATTATATCAACAAGCTATGAAATACAATATAGAACCAGTTGATTGCAATTACATGATAGGTATGTCTTTCAATCAATTAAATGCCCATAAAGAAGCGTTACCATTTTTAATGACCGCTGCAGAAAAAGATCAAAATCAGGATACAGAAGTTCAGTTTCAATACGGATTAGTATTATGTCAATTAGAAATGTTTGATCAAGCTATTAAACAATTAAAAATAGTACTATCTATCGATTCAAACCATGTTGACGCAATATATAACTTAGGACTTGCTACATATATGAAAAATGAAGACGTAGATGAAGCAATCGAATATTTCAACCAAGCAATTGAAATTGATTCAGGTCACTTATTGAGTCAACACGCATTAAAAACGTTTACAGCAATTAAAGAAGAGGAGTAA
- the mnmA gene encoding tRNA 2-thiouridine(34) synthase MnmA codes for MTNQDTRVVVGMSGGVDSSVTAYLLKEQGYDVIGIFMKNWDDTDENGVCTATEDYNDVIAVCNQIGIPYYAVNFEQEYWDKVFTYFLDEYKKGRTPNPDVMCNKEIKFKAFLEHALKLGADYVATGHYARIRRHEDGHVEMLRGIDNNKDQTYFLNQLSQQQLSKVMFPIGDIDKKRVREIAEEQDLATAKKKDSTGICFIGERNFKTFLSQYLPAQSGDMITLDGKKMGVHSGLMYYTIGQRHGLGIGGDGDPWFVVGKNLEDNVLYVEQGFHHDALYSDYLIASDVSFVNEQDVDLDKGFYCTAKFRYRQKDTKVFVQREDNEAIRVTFDEPVRAITPGQAVVFYNEEVCLGGATIDDVYKNSGQLSYVV; via the coding sequence GTGACGAATCAAGATACACGTGTAGTCGTTGGTATGTCAGGTGGTGTCGATAGTTCAGTAACAGCATATCTATTAAAAGAACAAGGCTATGACGTGATTGGCATCTTCATGAAAAATTGGGATGATACTGATGAAAATGGCGTTTGTACAGCTACTGAAGATTATAATGACGTTATAGCTGTTTGTAACCAAATTGGCATTCCATATTACGCAGTTAATTTCGAACAAGAATATTGGGATAAAGTATTTACTTACTTTCTAGATGAATATAAAAAAGGGCGTACACCAAACCCTGATGTAATGTGTAATAAAGAAATTAAATTTAAAGCATTCTTAGAACATGCTTTAAAGTTAGGTGCTGATTACGTAGCAACAGGACATTATGCACGTATTAGAAGACATGAAGACGGTCATGTTGAAATGTTGAGAGGTATTGATAACAATAAAGATCAAACATATTTTTTAAATCAACTTTCACAACAGCAACTTTCTAAAGTTATGTTCCCAATCGGTGATATTGATAAAAAACGTGTTCGTGAAATAGCAGAAGAACAAGATTTAGCTACAGCTAAGAAAAAAGATTCAACAGGCATTTGTTTTATAGGCGAAAGAAACTTCAAGACATTTTTATCTCAATATCTCCCAGCTCAATCAGGTGATATGATAACACTTGATGGTAAAAAAATGGGTGTGCATAGTGGCTTAATGTATTACACAATCGGCCAAAGACATGGTTTAGGTATTGGTGGAGATGGCGACCCGTGGTTTGTAGTCGGTAAAAATTTAGAAGACAATGTATTGTATGTTGAACAAGGATTCCATCATGATGCATTATATAGTGACTATTTAATTGCGTCAGATGTATCGTTTGTTAATGAACAAGATGTTGATTTAGATAAAGGTTTTTATTGCACTGCTAAATTTAGATATCGACAAAAAGATACTAAAGTTTTTGTTCAAAGAGAAGATAATGAAGCAATAAGAGTAACATTTGATGAACCGGTTAGAGCGATTACACCTGGTCAAGCAGTTGTTTTTTATAATGAAGAGGTTTGCCTTGGTGGCGCAACAATCGATGATGTTTATAAAAATTCTGGTCAGTTAAGTTATGTAGTATAA